The genomic region GCCCGGCGGACCTCGGCGAGGAACTGCTCGGCGACGGCCGCGGTGACGTAGATCCGCTCGACGCCGGCGCAGGTCTGCCCGGCGTTCGCCATCGCCCCCCAGACGGCCGCCCGGGCGGCGGCGACCACGTCGGCGTCGTCGGCGACGATGCACGGATCCTTGCCGCCGCACTCCAGGATGACCGGGGTCAGCGACTGCGCGCAGGTCGCCATGACCGCGCGGCCGCTGGCCGCGGAGCCGGTGAAGGCGATCTTGTCGACGCCCGCGGCGCAGAGCGCGGCGCCGGTGTCGGCGAACCCGGTCACCACGCCCAGCACGCCGGCGGGGGCGGCCGGGTTCGCCGCGGCGAAGGCCTGCGCCAGCCAGCTGCCCAGCGCCGGGGTGTACTCGCTGGGCTTGAACACCACCGGGTTGCCGGCGGCGAGGGCGTAGGCGATCGAGCCGACCGGGGTCAGCAGCGGGTAGTTCCACGGGCCGATCACCCCGACGACCCCGAGCGGGCGGTACTCCACCCGGGCGGTGTGGTTGGCCAGGAACGGACCGGGCAGGACCCGGCGCGTGCGCAGCACCCGCCCGGCGTGACGGGCCGCCCAGCGGATGTGCTCCAGGGTGAGCAGCAGCTCGATGCGGGCGTCCGCGGCGGTCTTGCCGTTCTCCGCGTGCAGCAGCTCGACGAGCTCCCGGTCGTGGCGGGCGAGGTGAGCCGCCCAGCGCAGCAGGTGGTCGCGGCGCCCCGCGGCGCCGAGCCCGGCCCACCAGGGGGCCGCCGCGCGGGCCGCCGCCACCGCGGCCGAGACCCGCCGCGGGGAGGACATCGGGAAGCGGCCGACGACCGCGCCGGTGACCGGATTCGTCGAGGCGAACGTCGACTCCGAAGCACTCCCGGCCTCGGCGGCCGGACCAGCCGCGACGGCTGCGGACGCACCGACGCCCAGGACCACGGCGTCCAGAACGGTCGGGGTGCTGCCCACGGCCGGCTGGTCGGGCACGTGCGCCGCCTCCGCCTCGTGGCCGACCACCTCAGCCGGCGAGGTCGACGCAGACTGTCGCACCGCACGCCCCCCGGTGGTCGTCACGGACCTTCCCTGCCGGGAAACCCCTCCGGACCAAGCATAGGTCGCCCGCGGGCCGAGGTCGACTACAGGAAGGAGTCGCGGTAGGCGGTGAACCACTCCCGCTGGGCCCGCTGGTCGGCCGTCTCGTCCGCGCTGACGTTGCCGAACATGGTCACCGGGGCCGGCGGGTCCATGGCGAGGCAGGCGCGGCGCAGGTCCCCGGCGGCGTCGTCGGCGTGCTCGCGAACCTCGTCGAACCAGCCTGCGCTCACCTCGGCGGCCAGCAGCAGCCGCAGTCGCTCGATGGGGTCCCGCGCCCGCCAGACGGCGAGCTCCTCGGCGGGCTGGTACCGGGTCGCGTCGTCCGACGTGGTGTGCGGCGCCATCCGGTAGGTGTTGGCCTCGATGAGCACCGGACCGCCGCCGCCGCGGGCGTGCTCGAGCGCCCAGGTGGTGACGGCGTGCATGGCGAGCACGTCGTTGCCGTCGACGCGCACACCGGGGAAGCCGAACCCGTCGGCGCGCCGGGCCAGCTGCATCGTCGACTGCCGCCGGGTCGGAGTGGAGATCGCCCACTGGTTGTTCT from Frankia alni ACN14a harbors:
- a CDS encoding aldehyde dehydrogenase family protein; amino-acid sequence: MPDQPAVGSTPTVLDAVVLGVGASAAVAAGPAAEAGSASESTFASTNPVTGAVVGRFPMSSPRRVSAAVAAARAAAPWWAGLGAAGRRDHLLRWAAHLARHDRELVELLHAENGKTAADARIELLLTLEHIRWAARHAGRVLRTRRVLPGPFLANHTARVEYRPLGVVGVIGPWNYPLLTPVGSIAYALAAGNPVVFKPSEYTPALGSWLAQAFAAANPAAPAGVLGVVTGFADTGAALCAAGVDKIAFTGSAASGRAVMATCAQSLTPVILECGGKDPCIVADDADVVAAARAAVWGAMANAGQTCAGVERIYVTAAVAEQFLAEVRRALATVRPGGGPDASYGPMTMPGQAAVVRRHVGDALARGATALLGGVDAVGETFIAPIVLVDVPEDSPAVQEETFGPVVTVRTVADVDEAVALANGTPYALGATVFSRRHGDEIARRLDAGMVSVNAVLAFAGIPALPFGGSGESGFGRVHGAEGLREFARPRSVATLRLPLPGTTLTSFQRTPGLLAAVSWVAGRRHGRGPSARLSR